The following proteins are encoded in a genomic region of Deltaproteobacteria bacterium:
- a CDS encoding serine/threonine protein kinase: MRFDHLLPEAIFQTVALQGFRPTGLLFPLNSYENRVYEVGVETEETPGAVIAKYYRPGRWSAEAIAEEHRFVKTLAEAEIPVVGPLPLKKQFPAITTLAQTDTDSGKIFYTLFPKFRGREHAEITNDDRRWLGRTLARMHNVAEHFVSNHRLHLTPQTYGHDSLSFILTQTFLPTDLKELIEQHLLQALELVAPHFGKNLKTIPLHGDCHPGNILWSQGTSLMEGPYLLDFDDMVVAPPVQDIWMLFNGSDAEKQEQQEAFFEGYEIFREFDRATLTLAEPLRTLRMIRHAAWIGQRYEEPTFQRAFPYYTERRYWEVFLQSIKEQISLLQELAWG, translated from the coding sequence ATGCGTTTTGATCACCTTTTGCCCGAGGCAATTTTTCAGACGGTTGCCCTTCAGGGGTTTCGGCCAACCGGGCTCCTTTTTCCGCTGAACAGTTATGAAAACCGGGTCTACGAAGTGGGGGTTGAAACGGAAGAGACGCCCGGTGCGGTCATCGCTAAATATTACCGCCCCGGCCGCTGGTCGGCGGAGGCAATCGCCGAAGAACACCGGTTCGTAAAAACCTTGGCCGAGGCGGAGATCCCGGTCGTAGGTCCCCTGCCCCTCAAAAAACAGTTTCCTGCAATAACAACGCTGGCACAAACCGATACCGACTCCGGAAAAATATTTTATACCCTGTTCCCTAAATTTCGCGGGCGCGAACATGCCGAGATCACCAACGACGACCGCCGCTGGCTCGGCCGAACGCTCGCCCGGATGCACAATGTCGCCGAACATTTTGTCTCAAACCATCGCCTTCACTTGACGCCGCAGACCTACGGGCACGATAGCCTTTCATTCATCCTGACCCAGACCTTTCTGCCGACCGATTTAAAAGAACTGATCGAACAACACCTGCTCCAGGCGCTTGAACTAGTCGCCCCGCACTTCGGCAAAAATCTCAAAACGATCCCGCTCCACGGCGACTGTCACCCGGGCAATATTCTCTGGAGCCAGGGAACCTCACTCATGGAGGGGCCATACCTGCTCGATTTCGATGACATGGTGGTCGCCCCACCGGTGCAGGATATCTGGATGCTCTTTAACGGCAGTGATGCGGAAAAACAGGAACAACAAGAGGCGTTTTTTGAAGGGTACGAAATTTTCCGAGAGTTCGACCGCGCCACATTGACGCTCGCCGAACCGCTCCGCACCCTCCGGATGATCCGGCATGCCGCCTGGATCGGCCAACGGTACGAAGAACCAACCTTTCAACGCGCCTTCCCCTACTACACGGAGCGACGCTACTGGGAGGTTTTTTTGCAATCAATCAAGGAACAGATCAGTCTTCTTCAGGAGTTGGCATGGGGATAA
- a CDS encoding integrase arm-type DNA-binding domain-containing protein, whose translation MPLTDIAIRNAKPKKESYRLWDGGGLNLEISPTGNKWWRLKYRFNGKEKRLSFGVYPDVTLKDAREKRDQARRLLAADTDPSENRKAVRAARVERFGNSFEVIARERFAKLSLTLSDEHRKRIIRGLEKDVFPWIGERPVTEVTAPQLLSVLRRIEERGAMETAHRTLQYCGQVFRYAIQTARADHDPSRDLHGALSPVKKSHLAAITDPKAVGQLLRAIDGYEGYFVTKCSLRLAPLVFLRPGELRGGEWSEIDFEKAEWNIPAGRMKMREPHLVPLSRQAIEILRELHALTNNSRFLFPSARTNIRPMSNNAILAALRRMGYTTDEMTGHGFRAMARTILDEVLGVRPDFIEHQLAHAVHGPLGRAYNRTSHLPERRKMMQQWADYLDDLKAGAKVIPLNGRVA comes from the coding sequence ATGCCACTAACCGACATAGCCATCCGCAACGCCAAACCAAAAAAAGAATCTTACCGCCTTTGGGACGGTGGTGGTCTGAATCTTGAGATCTCACCCACTGGAAACAAGTGGTGGCGGCTGAAGTATCGCTTCAACGGCAAAGAAAAGCGGCTCTCCTTCGGTGTTTACCCCGACGTGACCTTAAAGGATGCCAGAGAAAAACGGGACCAAGCCCGGAGGTTGTTGGCCGCCGATACTGACCCAAGCGAAAACCGCAAGGCAGTTAGGGCGGCAAGGGTTGAACGGTTTGGCAATAGCTTTGAAGTGATTGCACGAGAACGATTTGCCAAGCTCTCGCTAACGTTATCCGATGAGCACCGCAAACGTATCATCCGGGGTCTTGAGAAGGATGTCTTTCCGTGGATTGGTGAACGCCCTGTTACCGAAGTTACTGCCCCCCAACTCCTTTCTGTCCTGCGTCGAATTGAGGAACGTGGAGCGATGGAGACGGCACATCGGACACTACAATACTGTGGGCAGGTTTTTCGTTATGCAATCCAGACCGCACGCGCTGATCATGATCCCTCCCGCGACCTGCACGGCGCATTGTCACCAGTAAAGAAGAGTCACCTTGCGGCGATTACTGATCCGAAAGCGGTAGGTCAACTGCTGAGGGCGATTGATGGGTACGAGGGATACTTTGTCACCAAGTGTTCCTTGCGTTTAGCTCCTTTAGTATTTTTGCGCCCTGGAGAACTGCGGGGGGGTGAATGGTCAGAAATAGACTTTGAAAAAGCAGAGTGGAATATCCCTGCCGGACGGATGAAGATGAGAGAGCCACACCTTGTTCCACTATCACGTCAGGCCATAGAAATCCTGCGGGAGCTTCACGCCCTTACCAATAACAGTCGCTTTCTTTTCCCTAGTGCACGCACAAACATCAGACCGATGAGCAACAATGCGATTTTGGCCGCTCTACGACGTATGGGATACACCACCGATGAAATGACTGGCCACGGCTTCCGGGCAATGGCCCGAACAATTCTTGATGAAGTGTTAGGGGTCCGCCCTGACTTCATCGAACACCAGTTAGCCCATGCTGTTCACGGCCCACTTGGCCGGGCTTATAATCGGACAAGTCACTTACCTGAACGACGAAAGATGATGCAACAATGGGCGGATTATCTGGACGATTTGAAGGCTGGGGCAAAGGTGATACCTCTGAATGGTCGGGTGGCTTGA
- a CDS encoding XRE family transcriptional regulator has translation MKAEKGSKNVFKDLGFSDAESANLEARSALMILLEREIKKLNLSQAEVAKRLGVKPPRISELMKGKLGKFSLDLLVVYLARLGKAVEFNITKKAA, from the coding sequence ATGAAGGCTGAAAAAGGCTCCAAAAATGTTTTTAAGGACTTGGGATTTTCCGATGCGGAATCGGCCAATCTAGAGGCTCGTAGTGCGCTGATGATTCTTCTGGAAAGGGAGATTAAAAAACTCAACCTCTCTCAAGCAGAGGTCGCAAAGCGGCTTGGTGTCAAACCACCAAGGATCTCAGAATTGATGAAGGGGAAGCTAGGTAAGTTTAGTCTGGATCTCTTGGTCGTCTATCTTGCCCGGTTGGGAAAGGCGGTGGAGTTCAATATCACGAAAAAGGCGGCTTAA
- a CDS encoding immune inhibitor A has protein sequence MSVSPDAGPTQDEHPNGNRDECILTYDDSHVCDAVNTKTIQNIGNVSITIATFNDCGQITICPQEVVVLDSATADYLLRAGPTLFEDTATPDVDAGFLSDAGGVHQSESDGGLDAGLVSDAGSSHQPGTDGGVINRCDRIRYDFETDDGGFLTGGNPPTLWQWGTPHRGQGPGGAANGSKCWGTNLSQNYPDDANATLTMPILHLSAGTTPVLQFQQWLQTESCCDAGVVEASIDAGRTWIALQEFRGNAALAWTPVSIDLSSLAGNDVTIRWHFRSDGSVTYPGWYVDDVQITGLSCFDSADAGSTGQSVDGGAISGNP, from the coding sequence ATGTCTGTTTCTCCTGATGCTGGACCTACTCAAGATGAACATCCCAATGGAAACAGAGATGAATGCATCCTTACCTATGATGACAGTCACGTCTGTGATGCCGTAAATACAAAAACCATCCAGAATATAGGCAATGTCTCGATTACTATCGCCACTTTCAATGATTGTGGTCAAATTACCATTTGCCCACAAGAAGTGGTGGTTCTTGATAGTGCGACCGCCGATTACCTACTCCGTGCAGGCCCTACCCTATTTGAAGATACAGCTACCCCTGATGTAGATGCGGGGTTTTTATCTGATGCCGGTGGAGTTCATCAGTCAGAGTCCGACGGCGGCTTAGATGCCGGTTTGGTCTCCGATGCTGGCTCATCACATCAACCTGGAACTGATGGCGGCGTTATAAATAGGTGTGATAGAATCCGCTACGATTTCGAAACAGACGACGGCGGATTCCTTACTGGAGGTAATCCGCCCACACTTTGGCAGTGGGGTACGCCCCATCGTGGCCAAGGCCCTGGTGGTGCGGCAAACGGTAGTAAATGCTGGGGCACAAATCTCTCCCAGAATTACCCCGATGACGCCAACGCCACCCTGACGATGCCCATACTGCATCTCTCTGCGGGCACGACTCCGGTGCTCCAGTTCCAGCAGTGGTTGCAGACTGAATCGTGCTGTGACGCAGGCGTTGTTGAAGCATCAATCGATGCTGGTCGCACGTGGATCGCGCTTCAAGAGTTTCGGGGGAACGCTGCGCTCGCTTGGACCCCCGTCTCGATTGATCTCTCATCGCTCGCCGGAAATGATGTAACTATCCGATGGCATTTTAGGTCAGACGGTTCGGTTACCTACCCTGGCTGGTATGTGGACGATGTTCAGATCACCGGCCTTAGCTGTTTTGATAGTGCAGATGCCGGTTCCACCGGACAAAGTGTGGACGGTGGTGCAATTTCCGGCAATCCTTAG
- a CDS encoding class II fumarate hydratase — MGFRMETDSMGPVKVPEEKLYGASTQRAVENFQVSHKRFPRRFIQALGLIKWAAAEANKELEKLEAKLADAIATEALSVASGKYDDHFILDVYQTGSGTSTNMNANEVIANLAIKNLGGKIGTKSPVHPNDHVNMGQSSNDVIPTAIHVAAAVGLQEELLPALALLAKELDKKAKEFKDIIKIGRTHLQDATPITLGQEFSGYAAQIKSNSHRVEQAIEGLLELAIGGTAVGTGINTHPEFAGKVAGRLKQKTGLGFKEAANHFEAQAAKDACVFASGALKTVAVSLLKIANDLRWLASGPRCGIHEIHLPELQPGSSIMPGKINPVIPEMTMQVAAQVMGNDTVVTLGAQHGNFELNVMMPVVAVNLLESISLLANGSKLLAEKCIAGLTANKERCEELVEKSLALVTSLVPVIGYDKAAAISKEAYKSGRTIRELLLENKMLSRAEIEKLLDPKGMLTPQK, encoded by the coding sequence ATGGGATTCCGGATGGAAACGGACTCGATGGGGCCGGTCAAGGTCCCGGAGGAGAAACTCTACGGCGCCTCCACCCAGCGGGCGGTAGAGAATTTTCAGGTGAGCCATAAACGCTTTCCCCGCCGCTTCATCCAAGCGCTGGGTCTCATCAAGTGGGCCGCCGCCGAGGCCAATAAAGAACTTGAAAAACTGGAGGCCAAACTGGCCGATGCGATCGCCACAGAGGCGCTCTCTGTCGCCTCCGGGAAATATGACGATCATTTTATCCTGGACGTTTATCAAACCGGTTCCGGCACCTCCACCAACATGAATGCGAACGAGGTGATTGCGAATCTGGCGATTAAAAATCTTGGCGGGAAAATAGGGACAAAGTCTCCGGTCCACCCGAACGATCATGTCAATATGGGGCAGTCCTCCAACGATGTGATCCCGACCGCGATTCATGTCGCGGCGGCTGTCGGTCTCCAGGAGGAACTGTTGCCGGCGCTGGCCCTCCTCGCAAAGGAACTGGATAAGAAGGCCAAGGAATTTAAGGATATTATCAAGATCGGCCGGACCCACCTGCAAGACGCGACGCCGATTACGCTCGGCCAGGAATTTTCCGGTTATGCGGCGCAGATCAAATCAAACAGCCATAGGGTGGAGCAGGCGATCGAGGGGTTGCTGGAGCTGGCGATCGGTGGGACTGCGGTCGGCACCGGGATCAACACCCACCCGGAATTTGCCGGCAAGGTCGCCGGACGTCTGAAACAAAAAACGGGGCTTGGCTTTAAAGAAGCGGCCAATCACTTCGAGGCCCAGGCGGCCAAAGATGCCTGCGTCTTTGCGAGCGGCGCCCTGAAAACCGTTGCGGTCTCTCTCTTAAAGATTGCCAATGACCTCCGGTGGCTCGCCTCCGGTCCCCGTTGCGGGATCCACGAGATCCATCTCCCGGAGTTGCAACCCGGTTCCTCCATCATGCCGGGCAAGATCAATCCGGTGATCCCGGAGATGACGATGCAGGTCGCCGCCCAGGTAATGGGCAACGACACTGTCGTGACCCTCGGCGCCCAGCACGGCAATTTTGAATTGAACGTGATGATGCCGGTCGTCGCCGTGAATCTGCTGGAATCGATCTCACTGCTCGCCAACGGTTCCAAACTTTTGGCCGAAAAATGCATCGCCGGGTTGACTGCCAACAAGGAGCGTTGTGAAGAGTTGGTGGAAAAAAGTCTTGCGCTGGTCACCTCACTCGTCCCAGTTATCGGCTATGACAAGGCGGCGGCCATTTCCAAAGAAGCGTACAAATCCGGCCGGACGATTCGTGAACTTCTTCTGGAAAATAAAATGCTGTCCAGGGCGGAGATTGAGAAACTTCTTGATCCCAAAGGGATGTTGACCCCCCAGAAATGA
- a CDS encoding phospholipase D family protein, whose product MRFDKRFGPTALILVVLLPFYFGCTHNATFEKRGCFPTVCFTPGGDCTSIIVGEIEKAKKRILVQAYSFTSVPIADALVDAFHRGVKVEVILDKSQKGQRASMIDLLVDTGIPTYIDTQHSIAHNKIMVIDRTTVITGSFNFTKAAQEKNAENLIFLHAPALISRYTKNWMGHREHSQQIAVSGRL is encoded by the coding sequence ATGCGATTCGACAAACGTTTTGGCCCCACCGCCCTCATTCTTGTCGTTCTTCTTCCATTCTATTTTGGGTGTACCCACAACGCTACTTTCGAGAAACGAGGTTGTTTCCCGACCGTTTGCTTTACCCCCGGTGGCGACTGTACCAGCATCATTGTGGGGGAGATCGAGAAGGCCAAGAAAAGAATCCTCGTTCAGGCATACTCTTTTACTTCTGTCCCCATTGCCGATGCCCTCGTAGACGCCTTCCATCGAGGAGTGAAGGTAGAGGTCATCCTCGATAAGAGCCAAAAGGGGCAAAGGGCCTCTATGATCGACCTGCTAGTCGATACTGGTATTCCGACGTATATTGACACCCAGCACTCAATTGCTCATAACAAGATCATGGTGATCGATAGAACTACCGTTATTACAGGATCATTCAATTTCACGAAGGCGGCTCAGGAAAAGAACGCGGAAAATCTCATCTTCCTTCATGCCCCGGCCTTGATTTCACGGTACACGAAGAATTGGATGGGCCATCGGGAGCATTCACAACAAATTGCCGTGAGTGGCAGGCTCTAG
- a CDS encoding helix-turn-helix transcriptional regulator, translated as MRWQTLAQRIGVKVRDRRKNKGLSQDKASEMAKNLSLRYWQYIEKGERNLTLDTLVKIAKSLEVDPEDLLRR; from the coding sequence ATGCGATGGCAAACATTGGCACAACGAATCGGGGTGAAGGTGCGCGACCGCAGAAAGAACAAAGGACTTTCGCAGGATAAGGCATCCGAAATGGCAAAGAATTTATCCCTCCGTTATTGGCAATACATCGAAAAAGGAGAGCGGAATCTTACCCTTGATACTTTGGTCAAAATCGCGAAGTCTCTGGAGGTAGACCCTGAAGATTTGCTGAGACGCTAA
- a CDS encoding AlpA family phage regulatory protein: MKNLPENPLPAFLPQTILRLPVVKSASGLSRSSLYARITDGLWPKPVSLGARAVGWPSSEVAAVNAARIAGKSNDEVRQLVANLEAARKFIG, encoded by the coding sequence ATGAAAAATCTCCCAGAAAATCCGTTGCCCGCCTTCTTACCTCAAACCATTTTAAGACTCCCCGTGGTCAAGTCCGCTAGTGGGCTCTCCCGATCTTCACTCTACGCTCGAATTACAGACGGCCTGTGGCCCAAGCCTGTGAGTTTAGGAGCGCGAGCCGTTGGTTGGCCCTCAAGCGAAGTCGCGGCGGTCAATGCCGCCCGCATTGCAGGAAAATCCAACGATGAGGTCCGTCAGCTTGTTGCCAATCTGGAGGCCGCTCGAAAGTTCATTGGATGA
- a CDS encoding Fic family protein has product MATYIHELKAWPKFRWNHERLASKLAAVRHRQGRFIGRMEALGFKLRAEAALETLTEEVIKSGEIEGEILKKDQVRSSIARRLGLDIGALTPADRNVEGVVEMILDATQKFADPLTTDRLLAWHASLFPTGRSGMTKITVGAWRKDKTGPMQVVSGPVGRERVHYEAPATGRLCTEMKTFLNWFNKKDEPDDLVLKAGVAHLWFVTIHPFDDGNGRIARAIADLTLARSENSVQRFYSMSAEIREERKAYYDILEATQKGNLDITPWLDWFLSCLDRAFDGAETILAGVMRKARFWEEQEGQSLNDRQRLVINRLLDGLEGKLTSSKWAKLAKCSQDTALRDIDDLVTRHILVKDPARGRSTSYTVDSRRLHHY; this is encoded by the coding sequence ATGGCGACCTATATCCATGAGCTGAAGGCGTGGCCGAAGTTTCGTTGGAACCACGAACGGTTAGCCTCCAAGCTGGCCGCCGTACGACACCGGCAGGGACGGTTCATTGGCCGAATGGAAGCGCTTGGCTTCAAGCTACGCGCGGAGGCCGCCTTGGAGACCCTGACTGAGGAGGTCATCAAGTCAGGCGAGATAGAAGGCGAGATCCTCAAGAAGGACCAGGTCCGCTCCTCAATAGCACGCCGGTTGGGACTGGATATCGGGGCACTGACGCCCGCCGACCGCAACGTGGAAGGGGTCGTCGAAATGATACTCGATGCCACTCAGAAATTCGCCGACCCGCTGACCACCGACCGATTGCTCGCATGGCACGCCTCCCTGTTTCCCACCGGGCGTAGCGGCATGACCAAGATCACGGTTGGGGCATGGCGTAAAGACAAGACCGGCCCGATGCAGGTTGTTTCCGGTCCGGTGGGCCGCGAACGGGTCCATTATGAGGCACCCGCTACGGGCCGCTTGTGCACGGAGATGAAGACATTTCTAAACTGGTTTAATAAAAAAGATGAACCCGACGATTTGGTTCTCAAGGCCGGTGTGGCTCACCTGTGGTTTGTCACTATCCACCCTTTCGACGACGGCAATGGTCGTATAGCACGTGCCATTGCTGACCTTACACTCGCACGCTCAGAGAACAGTGTACAACGCTTCTACAGCATGTCGGCTGAGATCCGGGAGGAGCGAAAGGCCTATTATGACATTCTCGAAGCGACACAGAAGGGCAATCTCGACATCACGCCCTGGCTTGATTGGTTCTTAAGCTGTCTTGATCGCGCCTTTGACGGCGCGGAGACCATCCTGGCGGGTGTGATGAGAAAAGCGCGCTTTTGGGAAGAACAGGAGGGCCAATCCTTGAACGACCGGCAGCGCCTTGTCATCAACCGCCTACTCGATGGGCTTGAAGGCAAACTCACTTCGTCGAAATGGGCGAAGCTGGCCAAATGCTCACAGGACACGGCATTGCGTGACATTGACGATCTCGTCACGCGGCATATCCTGGTCAAAGACCCCGCGCGCGGGCGTAGCACCAGCTATACTGTTGATTCCCGCCGCCTCCACCATTACTGA
- a CDS encoding type II toxin-antitoxin system RelE/ParE family toxin — protein MGGSRSKIRNFHVLARQQAGYQLRRVQQGLLPSDWKPMAGIGPGAMEIRLHEPHEHRVVTVVKFEGTVYVLHAFAKKTRKTDKRDVEVARKAYREILNLRRGK, from the coding sequence ATGGGAGGTTCGAGGAGCAAGATTAGGAATTTCCACGTTCTGGCGCGGCAACAGGCAGGGTATCAGTTGCGCCGGGTTCAGCAGGGGTTGTTGCCGAGCGATTGGAAGCCGATGGCTGGCATTGGCCCCGGTGCAATGGAAATCAGGCTCCATGAGCCACATGAACACCGGGTGGTCACTGTGGTCAAGTTTGAGGGGACTGTTTACGTCCTCCATGCCTTTGCAAAGAAGACCCGGAAGACGGATAAACGGGACGTGGAGGTTGCAAGGAAGGCGTATCGGGAGATTTTGAATCTTAGAAGAGGGAAATAG